One region of Triticum aestivum cultivar Chinese Spring chromosome 6B, IWGSC CS RefSeq v2.1, whole genome shotgun sequence genomic DNA includes:
- the LOC123135928 gene encoding lon protease translates to MAFKTLQAPASLARPGSCSFSPSNSKSYCYQPKPHSRTQARITTKNRLQSSPVLKCGRVDEVVQSHQDHQTTEIPILLHQSVVFPGQTLQLQTVEFRYRIMMQTLLLQEGQSFGIIYSSRKDSRMADVGCMVNIVQCDKLVDDRFLLTCVGGDRFRVLEVVRTKPYVIARVQVLKDRDSPDSSNLGCLLQQVEGHLKDVTMLSDKLSWKLMGDKARQLSRMHSPESFSLVVARLFVKDRSEQQWLLGLDDTAQRLVREGMYLQQRSKYLAAVAAIRDAFGQLSCNEKQ, encoded by the coding sequence ATGGCCTTTAAGACTCTGCAAGCTCCAGCCAGTTTAGCAAGGCCAGGCAGTTGCAGCTTCAGTCCCTCCAACTCCAAGTCTTATTGTTATCAGCCAAAACCTCACTCAAGAACGCAAGCAAGAATCACCACCAAGAATCGCCTTCAGAGTTCACCAGTCCTGAAATGCGGCCGCGTCGACGAGGTTGTCCAGTCCCATCAGGATCATCAGACTACTGAGATCCCCATACTCCTGCACCAATCGGTCGTTTTCCCCGGCCAGACGCTGCAGCTGCAGACGGTTGAGTTCAGATACCGCATCATGATGCAGACACTACTACTCCAGGAAGGCCAAAGCTTTGGTATCATCTACTCCAGCAGGAAAGACAGTAGGATGGCCGATGTTGGATGCATGGTCAATATCGTTCAGTGCGATAAGCTTGTCGATGACCGCTTCCTCCTGACATGCGTCGGAGGTGACCGGTTCCGTGTCCTGGAGGTCGTCAGAACAAAGCCCTATGTCATCGCAAGAGTCCAGGTACTGAAAGACAGAGACTCGCCTGATTCAAGTAACCTGGGGTGCCTGCTGCAGCAGGTGGAAGGGCACCTGAAGGATGTGACAATGCTTTCAGACAAGCTCAGCTGGAAACTAATGGGAGACAAGGCTAGGCAGCTCAGCAGGATGCATTCTCCGGAGTCTTTCTCCTTGGTCGTTGCTCGGTTGTTTGTCAAAGATCGTTCAGAGCAGCAATGGTTGCTCGGGTTAGATGACACAGCACAGCGATTGGTGAGAGAAGGAATGTATCTTCAACAGAGGAGCAAGTACCTGGCAGCCGTAGCAGCGATTAGGGACGCCTTTGGGCAACTGTCCTGCAATGAGAAGCAGTAG